The segment GAAAATACATAGATGGAAAGGACACTATTGATTTGGCAACACTACCTAGTGACAGTAGGCCCTTTTACGAATCCatctaataaaacaaaaacaagatctTACAGacaaaaatgtatagaaaaatagGTATGAAAAGGGTCAACCCTGAATATGCTCTAAAAAGAGAGGAAAATTTCAATGTTGATAAGATACCGTACTTCCATAACCATTCAATCCAACACACAACAACTTTTATCCAAAACTCTTAAGAGAAAACAGCCGACATATTCACGTTAGTATGTAGGTTTGGCAAAGTCTATGGAAGTCCGGTGCATGTTTCATTAATAATAGatcccatcttggtgtattaCAATCCGGGAGTATAGAGGTGCCACAAGTAGTCTAGTctgtcgggactataaactggtgatgtcaattCCTCGGATTGTCCATGGTATGATTTAAcatggggtctaaccagagaaccacgTAATCTTGTACTACGAGTGGCTAGttacccgcaggactatgttgtggctggtcagttggttgattgggatccacgtagtggctgttgtttAAACcctagtatatatgtatatgtaagtgtaTATGATAAGGGATGGATGTAGAGGTTTGAAAAAAAGGTATCATACAGAAGAGATAGCATTAAatttttccttccttgtccaggtatattcagagtaaactctgttcataccagaattACTACAGTGTGTAAGACcaaagtctcggcttatttgacgAATTCGTACATGTGCATGGATCGGACCTGCGTGTAATATACACAAgggggcagtggtgagttgtttattATACCACAAAAGTACCACCGTAAGATAGGGCTACTCGCCAGACACTCACAACTTCAATCTCTTCTCGCGATTTGTGTCCCACCTCAGTCATTTCGTATAAAACGTTGGGATCTCTTCAATAGCCGACGAGAAGAGCAAAGTCGAAACTCTGCTCTGCGAGCCACTGGTTCAAAAGAGTCAAAAGATTAAAAGGAATGCTCCGGGAATTGGCACCCGGAGTTTATCAAGGAGGTGGTTGGAAGTTAagattttccatcaaaaatagTTCGTTTTTTTCTACAAAGAAACTCTGAAACAAACTAATGTTTCgggaaatatactttttttgggCTCAAGACACTGTAGGACAAGATAAagtgaaattaatataaaactctAAGATCTATTATTTCAAATTGCGATTAACCGGTAGATAATCTTCCAGttaaaactacatataaaataacCAGACAATGAGAATATATACAATTATTCCAATACCCAATCTCTTGAATACGAACACAATAAAACAGAAACACTCCTAATAATCCCATTCCAATTTTACTCATTACTAGATTTAGCAGTAATGTGTGTGTCATCAAGCCAGCTGTAAGACCAAGTGCAGCATGTGGACTTTGTCCggctatatataatatatatacattcataaaattctatttattttaatcattatCAATTATTTGTATTAGGCAAAACATATACACGtacatatttcaatatatatagTGTTTAAAAGTAACAACGAGGGTTATTTCAAAAGTGGAGTATATTCCGTTACCTAAAGgtattcttaaaaatgttatcATTTACATTAGAGTTTTGATTTTGACTGCATGTTAGTCTCATTATGAGAAGACCTATTATGCTGGAGGTTCGGTAGTTCTTGACCTCTCTATGAGTTTTATGTAAATCCTAACaaagaaatgtaaaattttctatagaaaatactactaTGATATGAAATTCCTATCAGACATTGCTAGGGAAAACTTTAACACAGAGGCGCTCTGAATTATCTCATGACTACAAGAAGCCAATCTCTTATAATACTTTTAATCAGCATTTTAGCAGTTATCCTTATCCGTCAATTGAAGAGCTTTATCTGCCtagaaatacaatttaaatctaaataacATTTGTGAAATATGTATCCCGATTTGGACTTAATAACCTAAATACCCCAATTCATTAGATCGCCATAATTTtgttctttgttttcattttgttgttgaaaaaaaattaaaaaataaattcggatttattttatttaaatgtcattgtcatatattcattataattccttaaaaaataaacaattacatCGTTTAACTATATAATACTTAGTCAACCAACAAGTTGAAATGTACTTGAATAGTTATAGAACTTGTAACTGTTTGTGTTTTGTCGGTACTTGACTTAATGTGAATGAATTCATTGTCTTGAGCTTAAAATACTAATGGAGGAATATGgctaaaatgaaataaacataaaacaaaagatATTGGGTGATAAAATGAAGGTGTCGAAACCACCCTCTAGCGACTTTATATAAGAAATACGTAAGTAAAAACatgataaataataaatatgaaaacaactGTTGCATAAAATATGGAACATGGTAATaaagatttgaaaaaataacaaaataacaaatgatTCAATATACATAGTTAAAGACCTGAGCATCAGAAGCCCTTAAATTTCAACGAACCCATAACTGTTGatagtttaaaaacttttagcaCCTAAAGATCCTTCATAGATAAGTGATAATAATAGACATGTGTCGAACAAGCTTATATTATTAAgagaacatatacatatgtataatcaTTATTGGAAATGGAATAGGTGCTAGCGTGTCATTCCGGAGGACGTGGTTTCGATTCCCACTCTTCCTACTGATGAAATACGTATCAGATATTGGCAGGCCTTTTTTAaactacctatctatctatctatctatctatctatctatctatctatctatctatctatctatctacctatctatctatcaatcaatctatctatctatctatctatctatctatctatctatctatctatctatctatctatctatctatctatatatctatctatctatctatctatctatctatctatctatctatctatctatctatctatctatctatctatctatctatctatctatctatctatctatctatctatctatctatctatctatctatctatttatctatctatctatctatctatctatttttctaactaactaattaccaACCAAAAAGTAACTACGAATGTAGAGCATTTGGAGAGGATAGTGAACCTCTGGACCACTTCCTTTGCCTCCGAAGTTAGATCTAGGCGGAAATGGTGTTATTCCGTAAATAACCGTCCTCACTGACACTGAGTGGAAAAACTCTTAGGAATAAAGtttaggaaactgagtttctgaaaaTAATACATTCGGTGAACAATAATAGACTTTGGTGGCAGCAGcagtattttgaatattatgTAGCGATGGTCAGAAAAGGCGTGCTTGTTCAAAACTCTCGAATGctaaatttcgtttataagctattctgaacatatagttatatctaatacttcttctctgattccATTGACAAAGatagctttattacctaagttcaatgtgatcaagtctttagtattaaggaaatctATTAGGGCTTCTTCTCTGCGATGGATGTTTGTACTAACCCAAGCTACATGGGTTCTTAATTTTTCCTTGTGCCTCTTCAACCAGTTTCATCTGatccgacgttggtggtagtgtcggatAATCGAAAGGCAAGTAAACAGATACAAGGTATATattgccacgaccttgcttcagcaccactgcatccgatgtggataatccttaagttcttgtgacataagatacatgttctcgtTTGAGACCCTGTATCAGagtaaaaaagttgaaaattaaagAGGTTTAATCCTTGTTGCGTATCGTCCAAGGTTCCTGAATTAAAGTTATATGTATCTTACCTGTATTAATTatagccatcagagcgttggtagcTGTCTTGTTCCGATGGagatttaaagtttaaatttttaactgctTTCTAGCCAGTTGGTGGCTCCTCCGATTGGCTATTAATTACTAAATATCTAACTGACTACTTAATCAACTATGTTCTTACAATTATATGTTTCACGTCCCAGTGTGcaagttataaataatttattttctatatttctaaagtatacttttaggattTTGTATTTTCATTCACCGTTAAAGGTTTTCaattttagtatttgtttaaacatattgttttccCCTTGTTCATTTCCGCCCAATAACTTATTCAactatattcatacatataaaattagaatttttatttaatctcagttttgttttttcttaaatttcataaaCGTATAAACTCTCGTTTCAATGGCAACCACAACTTTTAacaatcatatttttatatttctttaaattaacattCTCTTCGTTTAGATGATAGAGCACGGGCAATGCACCCAAACGTGTTGGTGCACAACATGGTTTGGGTACTTTTTTCGGTTCCAATAGATGTACCagtgtctggactatagcatgATTGGTAGCATTCATATGAGCATTAAGGGGGAAATTACACTCACCACTACAATAGTAGGCGCCATAGCCTTCGGGTGCGATAATCCAATCCTGAAAAGAGGAAGAATGCTGGAGGTTActtattgttaattattttatataccgGACCGTCCTGACAGTGCATTAGATAAAAAATGGACTTTAAACTGACTTCATTCCTAAGTCCAAAAActacacttaaagaaaattaacgAATTACTTACACGCCAACCCAAATctttaaaatcaatatacaGTGTCTGCATTTGACAGCTGCGAACACTCTCACTGGGACCATCGATTAATGGATTCACAATATCGGTCTTCTTGCGACGACGAGGATGTGTATTACGCTTTTGCCGACTATGACGTTTAACAGTTTTAATAAGCTGCAATTGAAACGATAAAGGAATTAGTAAACGTTTTAGAAAACTCTTAAAGAAATACCAAAACCCACCTCAGGACCCCGGAAAAAGCCAATCATAAAGGGTTGATATTCATCATCTCCCTTGGGATGCACCAAACCAATATCATCAAGTTTTACTTCTCTATCGGGTTTTGCAACAGCATGAGCTCCTATATAGATGCCTCTATTATCTTTAGGATCCTGAAGCCAAGCACTTAAGCCCTCGGTAACATTCATTTCCAACCAACCCTGATAGTCAGCGGTGGTATTGATCGAGGAAAGAGCTTCCAATTCTCTCTCATGGCCATTGGTTTTAACAATAGAATATACGGTAATGGTAAATTCCTTGCCAGTTGTTGCCCATTTGCCCTGAGAGGGATTTTGATACATGCGCAATTCGGCCATCATAAGGTAATTATCGTCGGGTACATCACTAACATCAAACCACAAACGACGTCCATGTTCATGTCGTACCTCATCGACATGGTggtctacaaaaaaattttaaaaataaatgaaaaggaaTGAGAAAAATGCTTAGTAATCTTAAAAGGAAAgaaagaaatatgtttttttttaagcgcCAGCTTTTAAAAATCCTAaagaacaacagaaaaaaattaaagaataagtGCTGGACGAGTAGGCGGTCTTTTAAACGAACGTCTTTACAGACAATCAGTCTGTTTTTAAAACACAACATTTAAACTGGTTCAAGCTGTGCTTAAAATGAAATCTTCTCCTTCTCATTTCATATTAATGCGCATGTGTGTGTTCATTCCTTCTTGGAATATTGTTCGTTCAGATACACAGGTAGTAGAAGAAATCAGAATCGTAAATATTGTGACTCAAACAAAAAAAGGCGCCTAAaccttttagtattttttttttaagttgcttacgtcttttttttattttatgatcatTATTTTATGGACCATAATTGAGTCATTATcaatgataaaaaataatttgtgggCTATTAGTGCAAAGATAATCAAAATGaggtaaaaagaaaaaagtgaaatttcaaCTTCAAATTCAGTTATAGTCCTAGtccagttctaattcagttgtagttcagttctagttcagttatagttcagttctagttcagttctagttcagttctagttcagttctagttcagttctagttcagttctagttcagttctagttcagttctagttcagttctagttcagttctagttcagttctagttcagttctagttcagttctagttcagttctagttcagttctagctcagttctagttcagttctagcccagttctagttcagttctagttcaattctagttcagttctagttcagttctaattcagttctagttcagttctagttcagttctagttaagttctagttcagttctagttcagttctagttcaattctagttcagttc is part of the Lucilia cuprina isolate Lc7/37 chromosome 3, ASM2204524v1, whole genome shotgun sequence genome and harbors:
- the LOC111684570 gene encoding protein 60A; translated protein: MSFYSKLTAQFRIALTPSFARLFCLIILTVLLSCLAPYNPSSILVSASQSGIYVDNGHDQTIMHRTLDEEEKVAASYEILEFLGLPERPRRKHSHLSLRKSAPQFLLDVYHRLKEEENNDEPAPLVRSKRDLQEQENFITDLDKKAIDQSDIIMTFLNKNHHVDEVRHEHGRRLWFDVSDVPDDNYLMMAELRMYQNPSQGKWATTGKEFTITVYSIVKTNGHERELEALSSINTTADYQGWLEMNVTEGLSAWLQDPKDNRGIYIGAHAVAKPDREVKLDDIGLVHPKGDDEYQPFMIGFFRGPELIKTVKRHSRQKRNTHPRRRKKTDIVNPLIDGPSESVRSCQMQTLYIDFKDLGWRDWIIAPEGYGAYYCSGECNFPLNAHMNATNHAIVQTLVHLLEPKKVPKPCCAPTRLGALPVLYHLNEENVNLKKYKNMIVKSCGCH